The following are encoded in a window of Nibricoccus aquaticus genomic DNA:
- a CDS encoding TonB-dependent receptor family protein → MKIFSSLSSLHVAIAALALATSLHATATASTTPPPAEPAPIALDKLEVTADRAPSLTSPSLASSRAELLTVPGGTEVIDSARYLRGRASTVEDTFALSAGVIAQSRFGSDEARLSIRGSGLQRTFHGRGLRVLQDGVPINLADGGFDMQALEPLSAAYINVWRGGNALATGASTLGGAIDYISRTGRDAPALFARAEAGSWNYLRASLASGGTTGARNQFDGYASFTHQSQDGFRDHAEQSNQRLFANAGIRFSGFAETRFYVTAARTDSELPGSLSRAQLDTNPQQSLASNITLDQHRDFDLLRLANKTTIRTGETTWDFSAAWTYKDLDHPIFQVIDQLSNDALLGASATHTGDFLGRSNRLRAGVFFTRGLTHATNFINASGKRGALVSQADQTATNLELFAEDQLTLGRGLTLVAGFSSAANKRENEKITGGVASYELDYDRLMPKLGLRWDARDIQVFANFSGSYEPPSFSETLTLNTARNAQTATTVELGTRGIHRFLRWDLSLYSAELKNELLTLDHDNNPSTAAATINANRTTHRGIEFATELDLLGTDWNATTTPTHRLVARAAWTYGDFRFDSDARYGNNRLAGLAPHQIRGELTWEHASGWYAGPTFEWSPKDNYIDFRNTFAADAYALIGLRLGQRRATGISWFLEARNLSDKRYAATTGVIENATGLDQPQFLPGDGRSLFAGLEYRW, encoded by the coding sequence GTGAAAATCTTTTCTTCCCTCTCATCCCTCCACGTCGCAATCGCCGCCCTGGCGCTCGCGACTTCCCTCCACGCCACCGCAACGGCGTCAACCACTCCGCCCCCCGCCGAGCCCGCGCCCATCGCCCTCGATAAACTCGAAGTCACCGCCGACCGCGCTCCCTCACTCACCTCACCTTCCCTCGCCTCCTCCCGCGCTGAACTCCTTACCGTCCCCGGAGGCACCGAAGTCATCGACTCCGCCCGCTACCTCCGCGGCCGCGCCAGCACCGTCGAAGACACCTTCGCCCTCTCCGCCGGCGTGATCGCCCAATCTCGCTTCGGCTCCGACGAAGCCCGCCTCTCCATCCGCGGCTCCGGCCTCCAACGCACCTTCCACGGCCGCGGCCTCCGCGTCCTCCAAGACGGCGTCCCCATCAACCTCGCCGACGGCGGCTTCGACATGCAGGCCCTCGAACCGCTCAGCGCCGCCTACATCAACGTCTGGCGCGGCGGCAACGCCCTCGCCACCGGCGCCTCCACCCTCGGCGGCGCCATCGACTACATCTCCCGCACCGGCCGCGACGCCCCCGCCCTCTTCGCCCGCGCCGAAGCCGGCTCCTGGAATTACCTCCGCGCCTCCCTCGCTTCCGGCGGCACCACGGGCGCGCGCAATCAGTTCGATGGATACGCCTCCTTCACCCACCAGTCGCAAGACGGCTTCCGCGATCACGCCGAACAATCCAACCAGCGCCTCTTCGCCAACGCCGGTATCCGCTTCTCGGGCTTTGCCGAGACCCGCTTCTACGTCACCGCCGCCCGCACCGACTCCGAGCTCCCCGGCAGCCTCTCCCGCGCCCAGCTCGACACCAACCCACAACAGTCTCTCGCCAGTAACATCACCCTCGATCAACACCGCGACTTCGACCTCCTCCGCCTCGCCAATAAAACCACCATCCGCACCGGTGAAACCACCTGGGACTTCTCCGCCGCCTGGACCTACAAAGACCTCGACCACCCGATCTTCCAAGTCATCGACCAGCTCTCCAACGACGCACTCCTCGGAGCCTCCGCCACGCACACCGGCGACTTCCTCGGCCGCTCCAACCGACTCCGCGCCGGCGTCTTCTTCACCCGTGGCCTCACCCACGCCACCAACTTCATCAACGCCTCCGGCAAGCGCGGCGCGCTCGTCTCCCAAGCCGATCAAACCGCCACCAACCTCGAACTCTTCGCCGAAGACCAGCTCACCCTCGGTCGCGGCTTAACACTCGTCGCCGGCTTCAGCTCCGCCGCCAACAAACGCGAAAACGAAAAAATCACCGGTGGCGTCGCCAGCTACGAACTCGATTACGACCGCCTCATGCCAAAACTCGGCCTCCGCTGGGATGCTCGCGACATTCAAGTCTTCGCCAACTTCTCCGGCTCCTACGAGCCGCCATCATTCAGCGAAACCCTCACCCTTAACACCGCGCGCAACGCCCAGACCGCCACCACTGTCGAGCTCGGCACGCGCGGCATCCATCGCTTTCTCCGCTGGGATCTCTCGCTCTACTCAGCCGAGCTAAAAAACGAACTCCTCACGCTCGACCACGACAACAACCCGTCCACCGCCGCCGCGACCATCAACGCCAACCGCACCACCCACCGCGGCATCGAATTCGCCACCGAACTCGACCTTCTCGGCACCGACTGGAACGCCACCACTACGCCCACCCACCGCCTCGTCGCCCGCGCCGCCTGGACCTACGGCGACTTCCGCTTCGATAGCGACGCCCGCTACGGCAACAACCGGCTCGCCGGCCTCGCCCCACACCAAATCCGCGGCGAACTCACCTGGGAACACGCCAGCGGCTGGTACGCCGGCCCCACCTTCGAGTGGTCACCGAAAGATAACTACATCGACTTCCGCAACACCTTCGCCGCCGACGCCTACGCCCTCATCGGCCTCCGCCTCGGCCAGCGCCGCGCCACGGGAATCTCCTGGTTCCTCGAAGCCCGCAACCTCTCCGACAAACGCTACGCCGCCACCACCGGCGTCATCGAAAACGCCACTGGCCTCGATCAGCCCCAGTTCCTCCCCGGCGACGGTCGCAGTCTCTTCGCCGGCCTCGAATACCGCTGGTAA
- the rpsT gene encoding 30S ribosomal protein S20 produces MANTKSAIKAARKTERLTVRNKAVKTRLKTLHKKFEVAAKAGDAAAAKAAGSAYASAMDKATKSGVVHKNAAARAKSHVAKFAQAK; encoded by the coding sequence ATGGCCAACACTAAATCTGCCATCAAAGCCGCCCGTAAAACCGAGCGCCTCACCGTCCGCAACAAGGCCGTCAAAACCCGCCTGAAGACCCTTCACAAGAAGTTCGAAGTCGCCGCGAAGGCTGGCGACGCCGCTGCTGCCAAGGCCGCTGGTTCCGCTTACGCTTCCGCAATGGACAAGGCTACGAAGTCGGGCGTCGTCCACAAGAACGCCGCCGCTCGCGCCAAGTCGCACGTCGCGAAGTTCGCGCAGGCCAAGTAA
- a CDS encoding PD-(D/E)XK nuclease family protein, which translates to MESPRTELFLYRYAETAWRDAIRPWLEENRGVLQRSYVVVPTRGQAQALKQRCLLEGVALLGVEFLSPGLARKKWVALGAGAALKPALGRELLMLGLGVIVERRLKAMTVDAPERGLVRSLQSDLERALDDFDELLKAGFGPEDFELATLREIFAELVGWVDGLGYDFAPRQANAAAVAMQAADARAIGGRVLVHGFGPEMRGEFFNVATFARGFSDVTVIVPEPEFQGRKQAVAVDWAELWEKFLGVVPEPLVEEDAVESCEHAVAGWIGGEAVVAAEERHADAARVIVGLTRGDEMRLVAEEIVASLRGGAAGVGVIFPKADAAHFQLARLLAERGVAFVDQLGLSSPPPVEVKLARALLEFYEKGARLEELLTLWPLLKAVGRTELSLGEVRDVCERLFEEKQNHALGVYRENLDAGAVKRPAWAEVGKVATLLLPAWPSELTLAEALKRFSEVWAKLEQPKELLEGWGTLEAFAEKETRVLPGKVVFAAMKGFLPEKSPAAGGAGRNGFARVILTTRRRAEGLPWSHLIFVEANAGVWPERSEASCWLTDERRAELNKRARKGLGLFTSDERAHFEKQGVAALVRDTTERVVFSAALFDEQNAELKLAPNNCVERLLWAEALSGAKESGEKPGLEELFERCARATVAKTAGDPVETRWWLEIQRGRRDATRAFDEYFFSVDPVSGRPEKLAARLIERGIGDPAELWFAGVLGVKRVEWKPFVRARSKALGQLAHRVLAAVLRTPAVERVFGEMPTIDEAKAKLAAEMARLKAQRPADRYWESFHAELEAMCEILLEKVVALEAGKFVATEVNLPKGATIPVGADGARVTVYGRVDLVRIDRTDWVNARVDVVDFKTGKDDKLSAAKMGRDGSSLQLGIYLEAMRSVGAPHGRVHLLKPDAGDGGSLGMEELPEALACLAQLGRHLETGIYGALTEDFSEYSLFGCPWPLASAQVPEKILKEKFAVTFGVSAENAEGGDE; encoded by the coding sequence GTGGAGTCACCCCGCACTGAACTCTTTCTCTACCGCTATGCCGAGACGGCGTGGCGCGATGCGATCCGGCCCTGGCTGGAGGAAAATCGCGGCGTGTTGCAGCGGAGTTATGTGGTGGTGCCGACGCGGGGGCAGGCTCAGGCGCTGAAGCAACGGTGTTTGCTGGAAGGCGTGGCGTTGCTCGGTGTGGAGTTTTTGTCACCCGGGCTGGCGCGCAAGAAGTGGGTCGCGCTCGGAGCGGGCGCAGCGTTGAAACCGGCGCTGGGACGGGAGTTGTTGATGTTGGGATTGGGCGTGATCGTGGAGCGGCGGTTGAAGGCGATGACGGTGGATGCGCCGGAGCGGGGATTGGTGCGGAGTTTGCAGAGCGATCTGGAGCGGGCGCTGGACGATTTCGATGAGTTGTTGAAGGCGGGATTCGGGCCGGAGGATTTTGAACTGGCGACGCTGCGGGAGATTTTTGCGGAGCTGGTCGGGTGGGTCGATGGGCTCGGGTATGACTTTGCGCCGCGGCAGGCGAATGCGGCGGCGGTGGCGATGCAGGCGGCGGATGCGCGCGCGATCGGCGGGCGGGTGCTGGTGCATGGATTCGGGCCGGAGATGCGCGGGGAGTTTTTTAATGTGGCTACGTTTGCGCGGGGATTTTCCGACGTGACGGTGATCGTGCCGGAGCCGGAGTTTCAGGGGCGCAAGCAGGCGGTGGCGGTGGATTGGGCGGAGTTGTGGGAAAAGTTTCTCGGTGTGGTGCCGGAGCCGCTGGTCGAAGAAGACGCGGTGGAGTCGTGCGAACATGCGGTGGCAGGATGGATCGGAGGCGAGGCGGTGGTCGCGGCGGAAGAGCGCCATGCGGATGCGGCGCGGGTGATCGTGGGGCTCACGCGGGGCGACGAGATGCGGCTGGTGGCGGAGGAGATCGTGGCGAGTTTGCGCGGCGGAGCGGCGGGCGTGGGTGTGATTTTTCCGAAGGCGGATGCGGCACATTTTCAGCTGGCGAGGTTGCTGGCGGAGCGCGGTGTGGCGTTTGTCGATCAGCTCGGGTTGTCGAGTCCGCCGCCGGTAGAGGTGAAGCTCGCGCGGGCGTTGCTAGAGTTTTATGAGAAGGGCGCTCGGCTGGAGGAGTTGCTTACGCTGTGGCCGCTGTTGAAGGCGGTGGGGCGGACGGAGCTGTCGCTCGGCGAGGTTCGCGATGTGTGCGAGCGGTTATTCGAGGAGAAGCAGAATCATGCGCTCGGCGTGTATCGGGAGAATCTGGACGCGGGAGCGGTTAAGCGACCGGCGTGGGCGGAAGTCGGAAAGGTCGCGACGCTGTTGCTTCCGGCGTGGCCGTCGGAGCTGACGCTGGCGGAGGCGTTGAAACGTTTTTCAGAAGTGTGGGCGAAGCTGGAGCAGCCGAAAGAATTGCTGGAAGGCTGGGGGACGTTGGAGGCGTTTGCGGAGAAGGAGACGCGCGTGTTGCCGGGGAAAGTGGTGTTTGCGGCGATGAAGGGGTTTTTGCCGGAGAAGAGTCCGGCGGCGGGTGGGGCGGGGCGGAATGGATTTGCGCGGGTAATTCTGACGACGCGGCGGCGGGCGGAAGGGCTGCCGTGGTCGCATCTGATTTTCGTCGAGGCGAACGCGGGCGTGTGGCCGGAGCGGAGCGAAGCGAGTTGCTGGCTGACGGATGAGCGGCGGGCGGAGTTGAACAAGCGCGCGCGGAAAGGGCTCGGGCTTTTCACGAGCGACGAGCGGGCGCATTTCGAGAAGCAGGGCGTGGCGGCGCTGGTGCGTGATACGACGGAGCGCGTAGTTTTCTCGGCGGCGCTTTTCGACGAGCAGAACGCGGAGCTGAAGCTGGCGCCGAATAATTGTGTGGAGCGGTTGCTGTGGGCGGAGGCGTTGAGCGGCGCGAAGGAAAGTGGCGAGAAGCCGGGGCTGGAGGAGTTGTTTGAGCGGTGTGCGCGGGCGACGGTTGCGAAGACGGCGGGCGATCCGGTGGAGACGCGGTGGTGGCTGGAGATTCAGCGCGGGCGACGGGATGCGACGCGGGCGTTTGATGAGTATTTTTTCTCGGTCGATCCGGTGAGCGGGCGTCCGGAGAAGCTGGCGGCGCGGCTGATCGAGCGCGGGATCGGCGATCCGGCGGAGTTGTGGTTTGCCGGCGTGCTCGGCGTGAAGCGCGTGGAGTGGAAGCCGTTTGTGCGGGCGCGGAGCAAGGCGCTGGGACAGCTCGCGCACCGGGTGCTGGCGGCGGTGTTGCGGACTCCGGCGGTGGAGCGGGTGTTTGGCGAGATGCCGACGATCGACGAGGCGAAGGCGAAGCTGGCGGCGGAGATGGCGCGGTTGAAAGCGCAGCGTCCGGCGGACCGGTATTGGGAATCGTTTCACGCGGAGCTGGAGGCAATGTGCGAGATTTTGCTGGAGAAAGTCGTGGCGTTGGAGGCGGGGAAATTTGTGGCGACGGAGGTGAATTTGCCGAAGGGCGCGACGATTCCGGTCGGAGCGGATGGGGCGCGGGTTACGGTTTATGGGCGCGTGGATCTTGTGCGGATCGATCGCACCGACTGGGTGAATGCGCGGGTCGATGTCGTGGATTTTAAGACGGGGAAGGACGACAAGCTGTCGGCGGCGAAGATGGGGCGGGATGGGTCGTCGTTGCAGCTGGGGATTTATCTGGAGGCGATGCGGTCGGTGGGGGCGCCGCATGGGCGGGTGCATTTGTTGAAACCGGATGCGGGCGATGGCGGGTCGCTCGGGATGGAAGAGCTGCCAGAGGCGCTGGCGTGTCTGGCGCAGCTCGGGCGGCATCTGGAGACGGGGATTTATGGGGCGCTGACGGAGGACTTTTCGGAGTATTCGCTGTTCGGATGCCCGTGGCCTCTGGCATCGGCGCAGGTGCCGGAGAAGATTTTGAAGGAGAAGTTTGCGGTCACGTTTGGCGTGAGCGCGGAGAACGCGGAGGGCGGCGATGAGTGA
- a CDS encoding UvrD-helicase domain-containing protein has translation MSDELIDHEPRERFRREWRKNFAVSANAGSGKTTAISERLAAMALSDEASAVLPKTAVVTFTKKAAQQIGQRARAVLLRRLTEEGRSELTALDHLERAFFGTIHSFCLLLARRYGQTLGINLNPAVIAADDERCWEEFLEQDVMTFSSLAPTQLDAFLRHVPLEAIFELAKDLDATTARELAKRCPAGAARAPGEAVLREILDLPLKGIGKKNTELSQAAARVWWEKWRSGRGFLALYKPAGSGAALKELSERWMAPLKDWLADAGAALAAELAERYRLYRFDRGVQTYADQVDAALAVLRDRPTLERIRAEGWRVILDEAQDTDPQQFAVLVEIARPVGAEPRAWPNAGGALRAEGPRDGHFCMVGDGQQSIYGSRADIRNFVRHLEAFGRGDGGELLSFHVTFRAPHRVIEFLNAGLPAAFGEEREYNWGLPVAEGAEKPYLQVRYEALAAGPKNVEGRAGRLTLTLPEVAPKGVDAWMAEEARQVAAFLLKHGPQALGARHWGEICLLAPRNSWLITVQKVFEAAGLKVALQTRKNRNGDNPVYGWMAGLMAVVCDPENAFEWFGVLRDIFAISDARLADELRERGAFQWDATEEHGAEVAAALEKLRPWILRADDEGQPLGAMARGLVDVCGLEEKARALDASGGLADELARLLARAAELGLEGAGAREWLAELLNELDEGKPSGKAEEGAVNLLTAHSAKGLEWPVVIALGLWRRISSKEDAGLRLVREDGGRMRVYFDGASLSDETKTSREREQWRELTRLLYVTLTRPRQRLVLPWAEGFGPGQKGGGVSFAELWGDDAGLARLPEVAETLKAGNVDTRDSDGDVVHDSGLAGDEAIEDEVETSSSDSGAVDVGAIGDVAVEVAPMPRRVLPHQLAEKAADRVRSIRHESSGELVAATRTDGDEAIDYGLWWHETMEFMPWGGAMETVKAQVAAALKTAETLGFAERGARELALLLASEGWRELNDARWTRQAELAVFAPLETDAWMDGVIDFVLHDSAAGMVWVLDWKTNRRRALEQGEAMLARLREEYRPQLGAYGRAVRDFFPGCAVKLLVYASGLGEWTEVVVD, from the coding sequence ATGAGTGACGAGCTGATCGATCACGAGCCGCGCGAGCGGTTTCGCCGGGAGTGGCGGAAGAATTTTGCGGTGAGCGCGAACGCGGGTTCGGGCAAGACGACGGCGATCTCGGAGCGGCTGGCAGCGATGGCGTTGTCGGATGAGGCGTCGGCGGTGCTGCCGAAGACGGCGGTCGTGACGTTTACGAAGAAGGCGGCGCAGCAGATCGGTCAGCGGGCGCGGGCGGTGTTGCTGCGTCGATTGACCGAAGAAGGACGCAGCGAGCTGACGGCGCTGGATCATCTGGAGCGGGCGTTTTTTGGGACGATTCACAGCTTCTGTCTGCTGCTGGCGCGGAGGTACGGGCAGACTCTGGGGATCAATTTGAATCCGGCGGTGATCGCGGCGGATGATGAGCGGTGCTGGGAGGAATTTTTGGAGCAGGACGTGATGACGTTTTCGTCGCTGGCGCCGACGCAGCTGGATGCGTTTTTGAGGCATGTGCCGCTGGAGGCGATTTTCGAGCTGGCGAAAGATCTCGATGCGACGACGGCGAGGGAGCTGGCGAAGCGGTGTCCGGCGGGAGCGGCGCGTGCACCGGGCGAGGCGGTCTTGAGGGAAATCCTGGATCTGCCGCTGAAAGGGATCGGGAAGAAGAACACGGAGCTGAGCCAGGCGGCGGCGCGCGTGTGGTGGGAGAAGTGGCGGAGCGGGCGCGGGTTTCTGGCGCTGTACAAACCGGCGGGGTCGGGCGCGGCGTTGAAGGAGTTGAGCGAGCGTTGGATGGCGCCGTTGAAGGACTGGCTGGCGGATGCGGGCGCGGCGCTGGCGGCGGAGCTGGCGGAGCGGTATCGGCTTTATCGATTCGACCGCGGGGTGCAGACGTACGCGGATCAAGTGGACGCGGCGCTGGCAGTGTTACGGGACCGGCCGACGCTGGAGCGGATTCGCGCGGAAGGGTGGCGGGTGATCCTCGATGAGGCGCAGGACACGGACCCGCAGCAGTTCGCGGTGCTGGTGGAGATCGCGCGTCCGGTGGGCGCGGAGCCGCGGGCGTGGCCGAATGCGGGTGGCGCGTTGCGGGCGGAAGGACCGCGCGATGGACATTTTTGCATGGTGGGCGATGGGCAGCAGTCGATCTATGGGAGCCGGGCGGACATCCGGAATTTCGTGCGGCATCTGGAGGCGTTTGGTCGCGGAGATGGCGGGGAGTTGCTGTCGTTTCACGTGACGTTTCGCGCGCCGCATCGGGTGATCGAGTTTTTGAACGCGGGGTTACCGGCGGCGTTTGGCGAGGAGCGTGAGTATAATTGGGGTCTGCCGGTGGCGGAGGGCGCGGAGAAACCGTATCTGCAAGTCCGGTACGAGGCGCTGGCGGCGGGACCGAAGAATGTGGAAGGCCGGGCGGGGCGGCTGACGCTGACGTTGCCGGAGGTGGCGCCGAAAGGCGTGGATGCGTGGATGGCGGAGGAGGCGCGGCAGGTGGCGGCGTTTTTGTTGAAGCACGGACCGCAGGCGCTGGGCGCGCGGCATTGGGGGGAGATTTGTCTGCTGGCGCCGCGCAACTCGTGGCTGATCACGGTGCAGAAAGTGTTCGAGGCGGCAGGGCTCAAGGTCGCGTTGCAGACGCGGAAGAACCGGAATGGGGACAATCCGGTTTATGGGTGGATGGCGGGGTTGATGGCGGTGGTGTGCGATCCGGAGAACGCGTTCGAGTGGTTCGGGGTGTTGCGGGATATTTTTGCGATCAGCGATGCGCGGCTGGCGGACGAGTTGCGCGAGCGCGGGGCGTTTCAGTGGGACGCGACTGAGGAACACGGCGCGGAGGTCGCGGCGGCGCTGGAGAAATTGAGGCCGTGGATTTTGCGCGCGGATGATGAAGGGCAGCCGCTGGGGGCGATGGCGCGTGGGCTGGTGGACGTGTGCGGACTGGAGGAGAAGGCGCGGGCGCTGGATGCGAGCGGAGGGCTGGCGGATGAGCTGGCGCGGCTATTGGCGCGCGCGGCGGAACTCGGGCTGGAAGGTGCGGGGGCGCGTGAGTGGCTGGCGGAGTTGTTGAATGAATTGGACGAAGGAAAGCCGTCGGGGAAGGCGGAGGAGGGCGCGGTGAATTTATTGACGGCGCATTCGGCGAAGGGGCTGGAGTGGCCGGTCGTGATCGCGCTGGGGCTTTGGCGGAGAATTTCAAGCAAGGAGGACGCGGGGCTGCGGCTGGTGCGTGAAGATGGCGGGCGGATGCGCGTGTATTTCGATGGGGCAAGTTTGTCGGATGAGACGAAGACGTCGCGCGAGCGCGAGCAGTGGCGGGAGCTGACGCGGTTGTTGTACGTGACGCTGACGCGGCCGAGGCAGCGGCTGGTGCTCCCGTGGGCGGAAGGGTTTGGGCCGGGGCAGAAGGGCGGGGGCGTGAGCTTTGCGGAGCTGTGGGGCGATGATGCGGGACTGGCGCGGTTACCGGAGGTGGCGGAGACGCTGAAAGCGGGAAATGTGGATACGCGTGATAGTGATGGTGACGTTGTTCACGACTCGGGTTTGGCGGGCGATGAGGCGATTGAGGATGAGGTGGAGACTTCGTCGTCGGACTCGGGGGCGGTGGATGTTGGTGCGATTGGAGATGTGGCGGTTGAGGTCGCGCCGATGCCGAGGCGGGTGTTACCGCATCAGCTGGCGGAGAAGGCGGCGGATCGCGTGCGCAGCATCCGGCATGAGTCGTCAGGCGAGTTGGTCGCGGCGACGCGCACTGATGGGGACGAGGCGATCGACTATGGGCTTTGGTGGCATGAGACGATGGAGTTCATGCCGTGGGGCGGGGCGATGGAGACGGTGAAGGCGCAGGTGGCGGCGGCGTTGAAGACGGCGGAGACGCTGGGCTTCGCGGAGCGCGGCGCAAGGGAGCTGGCGTTGTTGCTGGCGAGCGAGGGGTGGAGGGAACTGAACGATGCGCGTTGGACGCGGCAGGCGGAACTGGCGGTGTTTGCGCCGCTGGAGACGGATGCGTGGATGGATGGCGTCATTGATTTCGTGTTACACGACTCGGCAGCGGGCATGGTGTGGGTGCTCGATTGGAAGACGAACCGGCGGCGGGCGCTGGAGCAGGGGGAGGCGATGCTGGCGCGTTTGCGGGAAGAGTATCGTCCGCAACTGGGCGCGTATGGGCGGGCGGTACGGGATTTTTTCCCGGGCTGCGCGGTGAAGCTGCTCGTGTATGCGAGTGGACTGGGGGAATGGACCGAGGTGGTGGTGGATTAA
- a CDS encoding AURKAIP1/COX24 domain-containing protein, with amino-acid sequence MGNLKKKRRLKMSKHKRRKRLKANRHKKRTWQK; translated from the coding sequence ATGGGCAACCTTAAGAAGAAACGTCGTCTGAAGATGTCGAAGCACAAGCGCCGCAAGCGCCTCAAAGCTAACCGGCACAAGAAGCGTACGTGGCAGAAGTAA
- a CDS encoding PilN domain-containing protein, producing MLSLLKKNPEASGGSGTRPWHPNFRNVVTLPDTKVVRTTFFINAIAALFAAGLLAVVGYQEYTLADLRSQIAQLDEQIGRDKKPSDDAVALFAKFQAEEKKIQELETFLGGNKLVVSKFLNRLGKSVPAKISITTMEYTGVGVNLRGLVVGTPEQASGMVSSYEKQLKADDEIGKRFDQIALTNLSRDPQDGRLSFEITLRSSQVKKETKKP from the coding sequence ATGCTATCGCTGCTGAAAAAAAATCCTGAGGCATCCGGAGGTTCCGGTACACGGCCATGGCATCCGAATTTTCGGAATGTCGTGACGTTGCCTGATACCAAGGTGGTGCGGACGACCTTCTTTATTAACGCCATCGCGGCTTTGTTCGCGGCGGGGTTGCTGGCAGTGGTCGGTTATCAGGAGTATACGCTTGCCGATCTCCGGTCGCAGATCGCGCAACTCGATGAACAGATCGGCCGGGATAAAAAGCCCAGCGATGATGCGGTCGCGTTGTTCGCCAAGTTCCAGGCTGAGGAGAAAAAAATCCAGGAGCTGGAGACCTTTTTGGGCGGCAACAAGCTCGTGGTTTCGAAGTTTCTCAACCGGCTGGGCAAGTCTGTGCCGGCGAAAATATCGATCACGACGATGGAGTATACCGGCGTCGGGGTGAATCTCCGCGGGCTGGTCGTGGGCACTCCTGAGCAGGCAAGTGGTATGGTTTCCAGCTACGAAAAGCAGCTCAAGGCAGACGATGAAATAGGTAAACGGTTCGACCAGATCGCACTAACTAATCTTTCGCGTGATCCACAGGACGGTCGGCTCTCATTCGAGATCACGTTGCGTTCCAGTCAGGTGAAAAAGGAGACGAAAAAACCATGA
- a CDS encoding secretin N-terminal domain-containing protein: MRTRLLVPATLLATAALVPAMWAQEAASPTPPPAASTESKVEVSKGKDTLSVDFPDEEIRNVLRNVADLFELNLVIPDTLVGKTSIKLRDVTWRQIFQVVLNPVGYTYIEDGNIIKVVTAESLNMEPLSTEVFILNYAKASDVKPSLDAMVDAKTGGKIVIDARSNALIVSERSSAIQRIRPIIQSLDRATDQVMIETKFIEVSDSVGKDLGVDWSILKGYKLSGSKLETAYTNDSGRKSSAGYKEDGLDVDFMNNGYDRASQLNNVGGTVGPKINTDGTLAGIGPMSAVENVFNNNVGRISTAVFSASQFNLTLNALQSAGGSKLVSNPTVVTLNNTEASINVGQEYPIPNYTYNQERGAFEVSGFTYKPIGVILKVTPQVNAAGFIKLTVEPEVSSRDESKDVSFGDAKIPVVSVRKTKTQVTLKDGFTLGIGGLLDSTTSNSQTKVPLLGDIPGLGRLFRSDSTSKRQQNMLVFITARTVRPDGGTVGEIFDPRMVREMKLTKDELPGFRDGSDPFAQPAAPEKTKSKKKK; the protein is encoded by the coding sequence ATGAGAACACGACTGCTAGTTCCCGCCACCTTGCTGGCCACCGCAGCACTTGTGCCCGCTATGTGGGCGCAGGAAGCTGCTTCTCCCACCCCACCGCCCGCCGCATCCACCGAATCCAAAGTGGAAGTATCCAAGGGCAAAGACACGCTCTCGGTTGATTTTCCCGATGAGGAAATCCGCAACGTGCTTCGCAACGTCGCCGATCTCTTCGAGCTCAACCTCGTGATCCCCGATACCTTGGTGGGTAAGACTTCCATCAAGCTGCGCGATGTCACCTGGCGCCAGATCTTCCAGGTGGTTCTCAATCCAGTCGGCTATACCTACATTGAAGATGGAAACATCATCAAAGTCGTGACCGCTGAGTCCCTCAATATGGAGCCGCTCTCGACGGAGGTTTTTATTCTCAACTACGCCAAGGCCTCTGATGTGAAGCCCAGCCTCGATGCGATGGTTGATGCCAAGACCGGCGGCAAAATCGTCATCGATGCACGCAGCAATGCTCTCATCGTTTCTGAGCGTTCCTCGGCGATCCAGCGCATCCGCCCGATCATCCAGAGTTTGGACCGTGCTACGGATCAGGTGATGATTGAGACCAAGTTTATCGAAGTAAGCGACAGCGTGGGTAAGGATCTCGGTGTCGATTGGTCGATACTCAAGGGTTACAAGCTAAGCGGCAGCAAACTTGAAACTGCTTACACGAACGATTCCGGAAGGAAGTCTTCCGCAGGATATAAGGAAGATGGTCTCGATGTGGACTTCATGAATAACGGCTACGACCGTGCCAGCCAGCTAAACAATGTTGGCGGCACAGTGGGCCCCAAGATCAACACTGATGGTACGCTCGCAGGTATCGGGCCGATGTCTGCGGTTGAAAATGTCTTCAATAATAATGTCGGCCGCATCTCCACCGCAGTCTTCAGTGCTTCGCAGTTTAATCTGACGCTGAACGCACTCCAGTCTGCTGGCGGCTCCAAGCTGGTCTCCAATCCGACTGTTGTGACGCTCAACAATACAGAGGCTTCGATCAATGTCGGCCAAGAGTACCCGATCCCGAACTACACCTATAATCAGGAGCGCGGAGCCTTCGAGGTCAGTGGCTTTACCTATAAGCCGATCGGCGTAATCTTGAAGGTTACCCCTCAGGTGAATGCCGCTGGCTTTATCAAGCTCACGGTGGAGCCTGAGGTCAGCAGCCGTGACGAATCCAAGGATGTCAGCTTTGGTGACGCCAAAATTCCGGTTGTCTCCGTTCGTAAAACCAAGACGCAGGTTACCCTCAAAGATGGGTTCACTCTTGGCATTGGCGGGCTTTTGGATTCCACCACCTCCAACAGCCAGACGAAGGTTCCTCTGCTCGGCGACATCCCCGGCCTTGGCCGCCTATTCCGTTCGGACAGTACCTCGAAGCGTCAGCAAAACATGCTCGTTTTCATCACTGCCCGCACGGTCAGGCCTGATGGTGGCACCGTTGGCGAGATCTTCGATCCACGCATGGTTCGCGAGATGAAGCTCACCAAGGACGAGCTCCCTGGCTTCCGCGACGGCTCCGATCCATTCGCCCAGCCGGCTGCTCCTGAAAAAACAAAGTCCAAGAAAAAGAAGTAA